DNA from Branchiostoma floridae strain S238N-H82 chromosome 15, Bfl_VNyyK, whole genome shotgun sequence:
tgaacaaataaataaatacattaaGTGCCACTTTTCTCTCATTCTACATTACAGTTAGTATGTCATTGCATGAATGGTAGCTGGGACAAAAGTTAAAGTGCTATGACTACATTTTACAGCTCCCATTACATTTGGTTAATGTATAATACTATCACAAGAAACTATACTAAAACATTTCATCATGGTTATGCTTGTTgcagggtactgtaaatgcagaaactttcgcgctggtttaatgttcgcggttttcgtgctggccgcttcaccacgaacttaaaaccaccgcgaacatttttccatggcagtacaagactacagtgcatagtgctaccgcgaaatgaaaaccaacgcaaaaagtcatttttcccgctaccgaaaaattaaatccccgcgaacttaaatgcatttacagtaaccaaatAGCCACACAACCACATTTTATTTGGCGCAACTTAGCTTGAAACTGGTGCTACCTAGTTTTGGGGCGTGAAAACTGGTTGCCTACTGCTGTATGcatcaaatatcaaaatcaacCTTGCAATCATTAATCATAGCACAGTGCAATACATCAAAAAGACAAAAGTCTTGGCATGCCCAGGGATCTTTGGGGAATCTTTCTCCGGACTTTTTTCCTCAGCATGAGAATTTTCTTACCATGTATCATCTTTAAAATCATGCTAACTAAATTCACGTTCAGCAACTGAAAACCTTGAAATATTAGAACGTACAGCGTACTTGCAAAGGTCAAAATTAGGGCCTTGGGTCTGCAGCAACCTGAAACGTACATGATATTGAGTACAGATGGCTGATGATTCTTGCTGATTTGGTTAAAAAGTCTGGTGCAGAGTACAGCTAAGTAAACTACCAGATATCGCTGAGCACGTAGTTGACCTTATTGATTGTCTAAATAAGAGGGTGATGCTGTTATCTGTTACACAGGAGATGCACCACCAAATTGAGTCCATTACTGCTAACTACGTCAAATAATTCTTCACAACACGGAAGTAAATGGAAAAATGTGACTCTTGATTGCTTCAGGATTTATTGTAACAAAGTAGGCATGCATAATGTACGACCTTATCCCCCCAAAATCAGTAATGCTTTGTTTGCCCACTGAAACTCAAAATGCATCAATCATGGTGGTTAACTTAGTCAGTCAaggtccttcccgcgcctgatggcacatagggcggcgcccatctccgtttcagtagccctgggccacacaactttctgcaatcactacagcagggggctagtccactggtagtggtgtgtgttcaacttccatactcttttccaaatgctgagtgctaagcagagaaatcaGCAAGTActatctttggtatgactcggccggggatcaaactcaagACCTACCTTAACCAATGTGCTAGTTGGTAGTGTTTGCCTTGAACAACTTGATAATAAAGAAAAGTAAGTAAATAATCCTTTCAGATCATcctatgtatgtatttatgtagaTCATCCTATAGAATGAAagcatctttttttaaatctcataTATTATAGCCCTTGCCAGCAATAATACCACATAATCCTGAGAGTAGCTAAGAGGATGGATTAGGTCTCTAATGTTAAATCCATCAGATTACATTACCAATATCAGCGAGTACATTCCAACCATTAACCCAAAGAAAAGTCTATCTAATTAGCCCTTCCCTCCATTTGCTGCAGTCTGATGGGCACTCAAAATTGACATAATGGACAGCTTTGCCAGGAACCCATTTGCCAGTTCTGAATGGCACTCTGAATCATAATAATGGGCAGCTTTCCAAATAACCCTGATGTATGCTGACAAGCActctggatggatggatgaggGCATAATGAACAACTTTGATAATGAACGAACCATTCATCATGATGGAGATGAAAAGTACAGGGCAAGGGCACTACACCAGAATCACTCGGGCAGCTGGCCATACACCTTTGTATTACTATAAACTTATTTCTAGGCCCCATTCGTACCAGGATTTGCATATCTGGTATGAATGGTCCGAATCCAGATGCAGGTTTTCTGgaccagttcagttcagttcagttcacctttatttatactgatAAGCCCTATCGGCCAACATGTAGGCCGTTCTTCCTAGGGGACCAGTTAAGGACCAGTTGAGGGGAGGTGTCACGggagaaaataaatagataaacaaaatagACATTAATACAGTTATTTACACTAGATACAATAATAATATCAAATTCAAACTCATAATATCGATATCAGCTAGCAGTTCGAAATTAATCCATGTCGGAAGGCTCGCAAAGAGGGAGAATTCCGTACATCTTCTGGGATGACGTTCCAGACTGCCGGACCCGCCACCGCTAACGACCTCCTCACACACTCCCTGCTCACACGGGGCGCAATCAACTTCAGGGTTGAAGATTGTCTGGTAGCTCTAGCTGCGTTTTCGCGGCATGTCATAAAAAGTTCACCCATGTGGGCTGGTAGCATGTTGTTAAGCGACTTGTACACTACCAGGAGCTTATGCAttttgtgtatggattgttGAACACCCGTTGAACAACGTCAAAAGCAGACGGACTAAGTATACATCAATTGGTAATAGATAAAATAGATGTGGAAAACTAAATGTAAGGAACTCGACTGGTCAGTAGCATACAGATTACTGTCTAGAATGTGGACTGGTCAGTAGCGGACAGATCAGTGGACAGAAGTTGAACTGGTCATTAGAATACAAATCACTGTCCACAACTTGGACTGGTCAGTAGCATACAAATCATTGTCCAGAACTTGGACTGGTCAGTAGCATACAGATTTGTGTCCAGAACTTGGACTGGTCAGTAGCATACAAATCAATGGAAAGAAGTCGGACTGGTCAGTAGCATACAGATCACTGTCCAGAACTTGGACTGGTCAGTAGCATACAGATTTGTGTCCAGAACTTGGACTGGTCAGTAGCATACAAATAAGTGGACAGAAGTCAGACTGGTAAATAGCATACAGATTACTGTCCAGAACTTGGACTGGTCAGTAGCATACAAATCATTGTCCACAACTAGGACTGGTCAGTAGCATACAGATTTGTGTCCAGAACTTGGACTGGTCAGTAGCATACAAATCAGTGGACAGAACTTGGACTGGCCAGTAGCATACAGATCAGTGGACAGAACTTGGACTGGTCAGTTGCATACAGATTTGAGTCCAGAACTTGGACTGGTCAGTAGCATACAAATCACTGGACAGAACTTGGACTGGTCAGTAGCATGTCACTCTTGGCTATTTGCATGTTAATGGAAACCTAATGGCACAGCAGCAAGCTattcagcactatggacagaACTGCATTAGCTACACACTGAAGGCATTGTTGTTGCTCTACGCATCCTGATATGTATGAGCAGAAAAGGACATGTATCAGCTAGTTTTGTTACCATTGTTCATGAAATGAATTACAGATTTAAAATTCCAGTACATAATGTTACGTGCAGTGGGCAGAGTGAAATCAAAGTTTATTCAAtcaattattcattcatttggaCATCAAGTAATCAAAATATTTAGAAAGCACAAAACACCATGTTATAAGGTTGATGACATTTGTTTGctgtttatgttttgttctGATGTTGCATGGATATTCTTGTAACTGATGAGAATAGGCATCCGTCCATCTCATCCAATGACCTGTAATTGTTTTCatactaataaaaaaaatcattatctaATGATGCAGATAATTAGGTACGAAGATGTGCGAATgtgagtttgtagcttccatcattacGCACATGAAAAACATGGTTTCATTGCAGTGGCATGTACCaaattgttgtattttatcatagaaaaaataacatTAGGGTCAATGAAATTTGACGACGTCATCCATTATggtccaaattttttttttatatttttttttagaattattttttcatgcccatctatcaatatttattgcaattccattctttcttaattcattgatgagaaaacaatggaaagtcaaaaagccaatttagccaggtagGAAACCTTAACATAATGACTGTAAACCTCATGTACTTAACAGTTGGTGCTTCACTGGACGGTGAAATTGCTCAGTGGAAATCAAAACATGCCAAGTGTCAAAATGGTGTTTCAATGCCATTTCAtaaatttttgtattttctggTGTCAGAAACTGGTGTGgaaagccaaaaaaaaaaagatttctacttCAGTAATGACAACAAAATGTCTATCCTGTATACAAATTTGGTGATTTCACTGCAGGTTAGTGACCAGATGTCATCACTCAAATATCTGCCAAAGAACATGTCAAAGGACTAACCTGGGCTCAGTGGTTGACAAACAAATTGAATGAAACAACCTGTTTGCTGTACTCTGCTCCCCAATTCTTTTCATAAAAATATATTCATTGTGAATCAAACTGCAGACAAGCAAAGTTTGTGATTCTCTTTACATTTAATTTCTGGTTCTAAGTGTATAGTGCCTTTCTTGGGTACATAATACATATTGGCTGAAGGAATATTGTCCTTGAAAGCTGAAAATAGATAGTACACCTAGTTTTATTGAATGACATAGAGACAACGTGTGGTTTGTACATATAGTATTACTGTGTACAAATTACTATTGACAACTAAAGAGTTATCTCAACACCCATGTATTCATGAATGAAAATCATTTGCAGACACAAAGTTGTTATCATTAATATCCAGACTGTACAAATTGAGTCATGTAGGTTTGTTTGGGGCACAACGTCAACATTTGTAACACACATGCCTGTCACAAAACATTGTATACAGTCAATTCATTACCACACAGAAGATATCAAGGTCCATGCTAAGGTCCATGttgctaatacatgtacattgtacttctcCATCTATTGGCCTAAAAAACTGAGTCACCAAATGACCCCATGCACTGATCCCTCTGTTTTCACATGTCCAAAAAAGGCATGCATTATTGCATTTCGAGACTTTGCCATGCTGCTCTGTGTTGGCGAAACTGACcgccagggctctagccagctcaattttttttcatcagcCCAATCCTCATTGATGCaaaaatccttccaaaaaatatattttttttgtcatccTGTTCAAATTTCCGCCATTGAATGATTGATAACAAAACAGTGTCTCAATTCAGTCATCCATCGGGTGACACTATAAAGTTCCTCTGGACAGCTCTGTAATGTCTGCGATTAACGTTACGCTCTCCCGTGCACATGAACTAGTAACCCAGAGAGGCCCTGACAAGAGAATAATCATGGCACTGTCATACTGATTCTAAAGTttatgtgttttcttttctattttacTAATGCTTTTAGCTCAAATTAATTGAAGTCCGCCTGGTTTACAGGCCCCACCATCATTTTCAAGTGAAGTCTTGTTGTCATCTTGTGGTATTTAGTGAGAGACTTGCCAGTCTCTTATTGGTATTTCATACCGTTACACATTTACATTAAGCACACTAATAGATCTCATCTGACTGCATGTAACCCATTTTTGCACAGAAACTTTGCTGAATTTCtgtttacatgtgtatatggaGAAGACATGACTTACACAAAGCCCGATGATCAGAGGACGATCTCATTTGCATCTTCGGTGGTAATAATGGCATGTAACTGTGAAGGACCAGCCAGAAAAGACATCCTAATGTGTGGGGAACTTTGATCAATGGTatgtttggggaggggggggacAGCCAGGGCAGAATTAACTCAATTGACGATGTCTGCTGTGTGGTTGGTCAAATTTGGAGGCTAACAACCATATTGCGACCCTTGATATAGCGAACAAGGTGGTATTGATAAAGTCATGGGCATAACATTTGTCTCCGATCACACCTTGTTCAGATGCATGGCATTTTCAATAAATTGTACAATGGCTGGTCTCTTCACACTACATTATACTTATGCCcattattataattattgattcataagtacagtcaaaccatGTCTGGCATTGTCACAATCTAGTCAAGAATCACTGCATGGAACTATTCATCACTAATCTAGTATGTGGAAAACAAGACAAGACATGTTTCACAGTTGTCTTTGGCAGCCTAATCCAGTTATCTAGGAGCAGTGATAAGTTACAGTAGTTACTGGTACTGATGAAGTTTATCCAACTCATCACCAGCCAATGAGATGGCTGCTGTCAGCACCCTGGCCTATGTGACTTATATACACATACAGTCATGGAAATGTCTTTACAACTGCAACTTCCAGGAGTCTGAAAACAAGGGAATTTTCCACATTTCCCTCAGGAAACAGACAACTCTTGATAACATCCCTAAATAGAAGATTTTACCTGGCTTTGTTGTGAAATTCTGATCAGTTTCTTAGGTCCTCCCTTACAGCTCttatttttacatacatttgtaagttagCTAACAATGTCATCTGACAAATTACCCCATTTAAAGCCACAGGAAAGTCCAGCACAACCATAGTTAGAGATACCAAATGTTCATGACTCCTATCAAAGAAcatgttttgttacatgtacatgtaccttctgtACAGCTACTTTACAGTAGTAATCATGTGAATGATTTACTCTACAAGCTCTGTGCAATCTACATTTAGCATGAGCAGCAAACaacttaataaacaataaaattaGACACAATCCTAGTATTAGTTGTATAGAGACAGTATCAAACTATTCTACAGAAAAAAGCACAGAAAGACAAAGTACTCCTTGCTGGGCTACAAGTCTactgaaatatacaaaacagacCTTTTGCAGGTTTATCttcacaaatacattttttgccTTTAATCTGGTGTTTGTAGTCTCTTTAGTCATGTGACCTCTGACTGACAGCTGTACTATACTGTCCCTGTTTTCTTGCACAGTAAGGAATAAGAGCATTTCCTTtgcttgtcattttttttagttaaatTATCTTCAAGTGGCTTGCAGCCTTCTGCAGTCTTTTGTCTCCCTTGCTACCATGGGCACATCTGTACATTGTAGGTATTCCTGCACAATCTTGTGCTCCGATACGTAAGCTGGGGTAAGTCAGGCTTGGTTCTCAGGAGGATATCCGTGTGAATACCTGACATGTCATCCTCGGAGGATCTCTGCGTGCTGATACAGCTCCATTCTTGTCTGCATCTTGCTGGGCATGGAGCTGGTAATGTTGCTGTCTCTGCGCTGTTGTTGGCTCTGCTCTGCGGTTGGCTGTCGACGCGGCGTGTGCACGGCTTCTTCCCGATCGGGGTGGCTGGGCCGAATGCAGCTCATGATGAGAAGGAAGATCATACAGAACACGACAACTCCCAGGAACGTGGCGCTTCCCAGCAGGCTGGCCACAATGATGGGGTTGACGGAGTTCTGAGGGAGGGACCCAGTGTCTACCTGTCCCATACGACTTCCGTTAGCAGGCTTCCCCGTACTGTCCTCATCATACACTGCCAGGACATCATCTTCTACTGCATCACTATCTGTTACATACGGATACGTGTCATCACCAGCTACATACCCTTGTGGTTGTGTTTGTGACTGTGGCACCAATGCACTCTGGGCCCCCTTCAGCAGTGCAGGCTGGATGATCCTGTGAACTACTGAATGCTGTTTCAATCTTCGTGCTGATGCCATTCCATCATCATCCACAGCATTCAAATGACTGTCACTTGGCACTTGGTCAGCAAGAGCAGATGAATCACTTTCCCAACCGTCTATCTGGTCTTTATCCCGTTCCCCCAATTTTGTGACAACAATACTGATCTCCGCCACAGCACTTCCAAATTCATTTTCCACGTAGCAGGTATATACTCCACTGTCTTTGTCAGTAACATTTGGAATGCTCAATGTTCTATTTTCCAGTACGGGGTATCTCCGgccttttgtgtttgtttcaaaGTCCATCTTGTTCATTTGTGGGTCTGCTGTATGGTTTGTGTTAGCTGGACTGAACCACGAGAGCGTGGGGAGGGGGTCCCCTGCGGTGACACACTGTAACTGCAGCAGAGTTCCCTCTGCCACAGACATGTTGTGTCCCTGTGTTATGAGGGCCTGAGGCCCCTGGCATGTTAGGTTATAGCTTTGCTGTTCCAGCATGTCAATGCCATGGAGATGGGCTGGAGTTTCACACACCAGCTTGGACGTGTGATGGATGAAAGCTCCTGCCATTTCATCCAAGATCCACTGCAGCTCACAATTGCAATGCCAGTTATTTCCAGCCAGGACAAGGTGGTGGATAGATATTGGTGCCCAGAATGACCTTACGGGCAGCGAAACCAAATAATTATATGACAAGTCCAGCAATCTGAGATTGGAGAGATGGGCAAAAGCACCAATGCTGATTTCAGTTAAGTGCATGTGGTCTAGTCGTACAGCCTGAAGCATGGTGAGGTTGGCAAACGCGCGGTGGGGAATACTGGTTATTGGATTGCCCGATAATCGTAACTTCGTTAGCCAGATTAGATGATTGATGGCCCAGACGGGTACGTGGCTCAGACTCCCTCCAGCTAAGGATAGTGCTGTTAAGTTCATGTCAACAAAACTGTCATCAGGAATTAAGGAAAGTTGCTCCCATCGCTCTAAGAAAAGGCCCGTGAGCTTCGGTAAGTCAGAGAAGGCTTTTCCCACCAGCCTCTCCATTGGAAAATCAACAAGATGTAATGTGCGGAGACTCACCACATTTCTCCATGCTTCAGTCGGCAAGCTTGATAGTTTTCTTCCCGACAAGGCGATTCTCCTGATATTCGGCAAGTCACGGAACACCGACCCTGGCAGTAAGTTGACATCATTCCCCACCAGGGTTAGAATCTGTAATTTGCACAGGGGCTGGAGCGTGCCGGGGGGAATGGTGGTGATGCTGTTGGCATCCAAATCTAACCGGGTCAAGTTCTCCAACCCTACAAACATGGACGGGGCCACATGTCCAATCCTATTTCCAGACAGATGCAACACTTGTAATTTTTTCTGCCATAGGAAAGCACCTTCCTCAATGTCCTGAATCTCGTTCCAATCCAGACTGAGATATCGTAGCTGGGGGTAGCTGGCCAGCATCTGTGTGGTCAGCCTCTCTACATGGTTCCCACGGAATATCATCCTGTGGACCTCCCACTGTGGGGCCACAGGGATCCTCCTCAGCCTGGAGTCTTTACAAGTCAGTAGTTTGAGGGAATGGTTACACTTACAGCCTGTAGGACAGTTCCCTTCCTTCCCTGTACAATACGTCACAGCCAGCACCAACACAACACATCTCACTACTGCAGGGGCCATTTTCATTCAGCGAATCTTGTTCATAGGTGAAAACATCACATCGGGATAGTGCTAAACAACATGAGCTCGAGCTCCCAGCAGCAGTTATCCAGACAGGCAGAGTTCTTACATTCTGACTGTGTTGGTGAGAAGTCAATATTCTGCTGACTAAGCCTCCGGTAAAATCTCACTTCAGCCAGTTCTGCATGTAACAACAACACGGGAGTCCTGGCTACTGTACCAGTCTCATGTCGTATGCTGGGGTGCCATCCTTGCAGATGAAGTGATCCAAAACCAGCAGTGCCTGACGAGGGCTCCACATTTTTCCCTCAGTTCCTCCTGGCAAAACAACACACAGGACTACAGACCGTCCGTGCACTGAAGAAATGAACGTCACTGCCTGTCTCCCTCCACTTGCCTTTGATCACGGCTGCTCATTTGTATTCATGTCAGGAGTGCGCTGTACTGGGATGAATTTCCACTGAACACCTGATTAAAGATTCCACCTCCACACAAAAACCCATGGCAGACCGCTCTAATGATGTGTTACCGGTCTGGCCCGTGTGGTTCCTACAACAACACTGCTAACGGATGATTATGCTGCATTTATTATGTGTGACATCAGCGTAATGAGATTATGCTCCCCGAGGCCCTATGGTGGGCAGTAACTAGGCTGCTGTCATGGCAACATacacatctgtacatgtattaccataCGTCTCTCTCCGTGTGTGTTACTTGATATCATATGCAAATCCTGCAGGACAGAATTGCAGCTGAAGGCCTAACTGCTACAGTCAGTAGttacctagtacatgtacaatgtagctgttAATTTATTCTCTGTATCAAAATATTCTGTGTTGAATAATGATGTCATCATCCTTGCTAATTTCATTATCATGCAATGTGCTTATCATAGCTAATTCCTTATCATGAAAATCAAAGGTGCTTATCATTGCTAATACCCAAGTTTCTCTATGCTGTTTACCAAGAGTGTTATGTACACCAAACCATATGTACAATCACACATGGCTGTACACTTTGCATAAAAAAACAACTGACATGCTAGGCCCACTTCCTGGCAGACCTAATGCACCAATGATATAGATTACCTCCGCCAGAGGGAGACCTGTTGCAAAGTTGCATGCTGGTAATTCCAGAAAATACTGTCAGCTACAGATGGAAAGCATCATCGAAATGCTGAAAATTTTGCCATCCGATCTCTTTGAAAATCAGGCACACCATTAATATTCCTTTGCACCACCCTACATGTAAATCACCTCAAGTCTGGCCATCACTCAATGGTTGTTGGATTTAAAAATATGCttgaaaggaaaaacaacaattgAGCAAAGAGCCTGGGACCATGTTCAGGTACACTTAATTCTATGGAGTAAATACAGATTCAAGCTTTCTTCCTTGCCATCTAGATCTGTTTTCAGGATGTCTTTTTGCTAAATCCACAATGTGGAAATCTTATAGTTTACCTTACAATGTGTCCAAACCAAGGGACATGTAATGGATTTGTGTGGCTAGATGGGAGATAAAACGATGAGAAGGAAGTCAAAATAAACGACTAGCCATTCTCCTTAGCTTAGTGTCCACTTGAATGTAATTGTAATTCCTTCCACATATGTATACGTGTACACtgcacatgcatgtatattAGTATGCTGAACACTTCGTGCTGCACAGTTCCCAAATACAAGTATTGGCAAATAACCACAGTATCTTCTCCATTAAAGTGTGCACTTTTACCTTTTATATATCCGTCATGATTATCCAAAAGGTGACATGATCATGACTTGAGGTAATTTCCCAAATAAATGAGAAGATCAGAGGATGTTAATCCAGCCAGGAGCCCAGTTGAACATACAGCACCAAAGGATTGAAGAAATTATGttttaatgaaagaaaataatatcATCTTCTAGGCTAGGTGTAAATATGTTTTAGCCATACCACCggtatggttgaaatatattgtattcgtaatgtttctggTTCTTTTTTGAATTCTTTCTTGTCAAATCTTCACAGCAATTCATCTCAGAGTTTATCATTCCTGGACCgaataacctgaaatttgggaTAAGGGTAGatatacccccaggcgtttatGTTTTTCATTCTTATCATATCTGCcttaaaaatgatttaattgagtttttttggcaatttaaaaacagtatattttggcccccagtactggtattacaaccaaatgcaGGTCAGAGCTGAAATTTGTGAAATTCTGGAAATATTCATAGCGGTCCCTAACCTCCAGACTCAAATACTTAATATTGTGAAGatttaaacaattttttaaattttcacagTCCTGTGACCCTGAATAAATTGCAAGTATTTGCATGGATACTGTACACACCGAAGTCCACAGGGTTTGACCTGCCCATTGCTATTCTACTCAAGTCTCCACTTCCATCTCCTGACATCGCCTCTGGATGTCCCACTTCACAGTACAGCCTGATTTACTGCCTCTTACACAGACATGTCCCGTCTCATTCCCAGTCCCCCTATCTGTGCCTGCCAGAAGTCATCCCTCAGCATATTGCTGGGACCTACATGTGCATGGATACAGGCAGCAGATGGCAAACACTCACTCAACACTATAGACACTTGCTTGGATGGATTCCAGCTATGAACCAGTTCCAGGCactgaaaaatgaatttttattgccacaGTGGATTTTTCATGTCTACATTAAAATGGTCTCTTTTTCTCATGACTGGGCAAAACTAAACATATTCCTCAGAATAATGGAGGGTCTAACCTTTCAATTTTTATTGCCACAGTGGATTTTTCATGTCCGTCTGTCTACATGaaagttg
Protein-coding regions in this window:
- the LOC118431930 gene encoding leucine-rich repeat and immunoglobulin-like domain-containing nogo receptor-interacting protein 2, whose product is MKMAPAVVRCVVLVLAVTYCTGKEGNCPTGCKCNHSLKLLTCKDSRLRRIPVAPQWEVHRMIFRGNHVERLTTQMLASYPQLRYLSLDWNEIQDIEEGAFLWQKKLQVLHLSGNRIGHVAPSMFVGLENLTRLDLDANSITTIPPGTLQPLCKLQILTLVGNDVNLLPGSVFRDLPNIRRIALSGRKLSSLPTEAWRNVVSLRTLHLVDFPMERLVGKAFSDLPKLTGLFLERWEQLSLIPDDSFVDMNLTALSLAGGSLSHVPVWAINHLIWLTKLRLSGNPITSIPHRAFANLTMLQAVRLDHMHLTEISIGAFAHLSNLRLLDLSYNYLVSLPVRSFWAPISIHHLVLAGNNWHCNCELQWILDEMAGAFIHHTSKLVCETPAHLHGIDMLEQQSYNLTCQGPQALITQGHNMSVAEGTLLQLQCVTAGDPLPTLSWFSPANTNHTADPQMNKMDFETNTKGRRYPVLENRTLSIPNVTDKDSGVYTCYVENEFGSAVAEISIVVTKLGERDKDQIDGWESDSSALADQVPSDSHLNAVDDDGMASARRLKQHSVVHRIIQPALLKGAQSALVPQSQTQPQGYVAGDDTYPYVTDSDAVEDDVLAVYDEDSTGKPANGSRMGQVDTGSLPQNSVNPIIVASLLGSATFLGVVVFCMIFLLIMSCIRPSHPDREEAVHTPRRQPTAEQSQQQRRDSNITSSMPSKMQTRMELYQHAEILRG